The Acinetobacter defluvii genome includes a region encoding these proteins:
- a CDS encoding lysophospholipid acyltransferase family protein, translating into MPQPQTNATIPSNAKKKLNLFSKTFLYTKKLVKGTSVVSEGFYLVFRHQLYKDPNNSNNTRYVQYFCRRLADVFNVDVHVHGEIPREPALWVSNHISWLDIAVLGSGARIFFLAKAEIEKWPILGTLAKGGGTLFIQRGSGDSIRIREQIAEFLKHDVPVLFFPEATTTDGTKVKKVHGRILGAAIEAKKPVQACVICYVNQEGKLDSVVPFIGETTFVDHVQAVLEMPKVTAHLKALPAISVEGHTVESLTKLVQQQMQEGLAELHKEVLG; encoded by the coding sequence ATGCCTCAACCACAGACAAATGCCACAATACCGTCAAACGCAAAAAAGAAATTAAATCTATTTTCGAAAACGTTTTTATATACTAAAAAGCTGGTCAAAGGTACCAGTGTCGTTTCAGAAGGCTTTTATCTGGTTTTCCGACATCAATTGTATAAAGACCCAAATAATTCAAATAACACACGTTATGTGCAGTATTTTTGTCGTCGTCTTGCTGACGTTTTTAATGTCGATGTACATGTTCATGGGGAAATTCCACGAGAACCCGCATTATGGGTGAGTAACCATATTTCATGGTTAGACATCGCAGTGTTGGGGTCGGGTGCACGTATTTTCTTTTTAGCAAAAGCAGAAATTGAAAAATGGCCAATTTTAGGAACTTTGGCAAAAGGTGGTGGGACTTTATTTATTCAACGAGGTTCGGGTGATTCGATTCGTATTCGTGAACAGATTGCTGAGTTTTTAAAGCACGATGTGCCCGTTTTATTTTTTCCTGAAGCCACCACAACAGATGGTACCAAAGTTAAAAAAGTCCATGGTCGTATCTTAGGCGCTGCGATTGAAGCCAAAAAACCCGTACAAGCTTGTGTGATTTGCTATGTCAATCAAGAAGGTAAGCTAGATAGCGTTGTGCCATTTATTGGTGAAACTACGTTTGTGGATCATGTTCAGGCTGTTCTAGAAATGCCGAAAGTTACCGCACATTTAAAAGCCTTGCCTGCGATTTCTGTTGAAGGACATACAGTGGAATCATTAACCAAACTGGTACAGCAGCAAATGCAAGAAGGCTTAGCTGAATTACACAAAGAAGTTTTAGGCTGA
- a CDS encoding phospholipase D family protein, whose amino-acid sequence MTQTINTIRQHHQSHNKHKVFNTKNLFLCTVIVFGLPACNTLPKPQPTTPVYAKDINTEQTSLAKIITPLKAQNPDLTGFHVLYDPFDAIAARIHLIDRAEKTLDLQYYIWDNDKIGSLALYKIIQAADRGVKVRLLIDDNNAQKMEAVYLALDQHANIDVKLFNPYRFRSFRPLEMVIDLKRINRRMHNKTFTADQQISLIGGRNMSNQYYNISENYQFSDVDVMLVGKAVDDINHSFDEYWNHEYAFPVRDIVSHQKYTLRYESLKEQLTEHYQEITTQNYMNLSSHSNDFENWLNHHIQLDWVKAEVVKDSPEKIKAKAKKEQHLNFQMLTYLEKPETSVDIVSAYFVPEQEGEKRLIELAQNGVQVRVLTNSFKANDVALVHAFYAKYRESLLKNGVELYEFLPAIPEEELDENIKKLSKETKISLKGLSRSSLHAKLMALDDKQVFIGSFNFDPRSANLNTEIGVILNSPPLAQAVHSTMDKNLTKYAYKLVLNSQEKIHWIRTTQTEIRTIRKEPKMKWWQKAGVKFISWLPIEGFM is encoded by the coding sequence ATGACGCAAACCATCAATACGATACGACAACATCACCAATCACATAACAAACACAAGGTTTTTAATACAAAAAACTTGTTTCTCTGCACCGTGATCGTATTCGGTTTACCTGCCTGTAATACTTTACCTAAGCCACAGCCCACGACACCTGTATATGCCAAAGATATCAACACAGAACAAACCTCTTTGGCTAAAATTATTACGCCTTTAAAAGCACAAAATCCAGATTTAACTGGCTTTCACGTATTATACGATCCTTTTGATGCGATTGCGGCACGTATTCATCTCATTGATCGAGCTGAAAAAACTTTGGATTTACAATATTATATCTGGGACAATGACAAAATCGGTTCGTTGGCACTCTATAAAATTATCCAAGCAGCGGATCGTGGCGTCAAAGTTCGTCTATTGATAGATGATAACAATGCACAAAAGATGGAAGCTGTCTATTTAGCCTTAGACCAACATGCCAATATTGATGTAAAACTATTTAACCCCTATCGTTTTCGCTCGTTTCGCCCGTTGGAAATGGTGATTGATTTAAAAAGAATCAATCGTCGTATGCATAATAAAACTTTTACGGCAGACCAACAAATCAGTTTGATTGGTGGACGTAATATGAGCAACCAATATTACAATATCAGCGAGAACTATCAGTTCTCTGACGTTGATGTCATGTTAGTCGGCAAAGCAGTCGATGATATCAACCATTCTTTTGATGAATATTGGAACCACGAATACGCATTCCCTGTTCGAGATATTGTAAGTCATCAAAAATACACTTTACGTTATGAGAGTTTAAAAGAGCAATTAACCGAACATTATCAGGAAATTACCACACAAAATTATATGAATTTAAGTTCACATTCTAATGATTTTGAAAACTGGTTAAATCATCATATCCAACTCGACTGGGTCAAAGCTGAAGTGGTGAAGGACTCACCAGAAAAAATTAAAGCCAAAGCTAAAAAAGAACAACACCTCAACTTTCAAATGCTGACGTATTTAGAAAAGCCTGAAACGAGTGTGGATATCGTTTCAGCATATTTTGTACCCGAACAAGAGGGTGAAAAACGATTAATCGAACTGGCACAAAATGGTGTGCAAGTACGCGTTTTGACTAATTCATTTAAAGCCAACGATGTCGCTTTGGTGCATGCATTTTATGCCAAGTACCGAGAAAGCCTACTCAAAAATGGTGTGGAATTGTATGAGTTTTTGCCTGCAATTCCAGAAGAAGAACTGGATGAGAATATTAAAAAACTCTCGAAAGAAACCAAAATTAGTTTAAAAGGTTTAAGTCGTTCCAGTTTACATGCCAAGCTGATGGCGCTGGATGACAAACAAGTTTTTATTGGTTCTTTTAACTTTGACCCACGTTCTGCTAATTTAAATACGGAAATTGGCGTTATTTTAAATAGTCCACCATTAGCCCAAGCCGTACACTCTACAATGGATAAAAATCTGACCAAATATGCGTATAAGTTGGTATTAAATTCACAAGAAAAAATTCACTGGATTCGGACTACTCAGACTGAAATTCGTACCATTCGTAAAGAACCCAAAATGAAGTGGTGGCAAAAAGCAGGTGTAAAATTTATTTCATGGTTGCCGATCGAAGGTTTTATGTAA
- a CDS encoding metallophosphoesterase — protein MWMTNSIIFYFFVCFAFVALWGIAQAWISQSRTETIHPLKSFVHLLVFYLSYLLFPLFFFSLYAGWVEYFSLHESVFIFLLSCLLIYARFIEPHLVRVDTHQYKLSAEQAFKKPFKVALIADLHIGLFSGHERQLKIIVKKINAQKPDIVVVAGDWTYEPENKLAEELAMLKDIEAPIYSVNGNHDEQYPGPPIQDLLAHALKVNNVIDIEGQMLEFEDFRLIGVGDLWAGKTDMRSMPLLPQDKPWLILSHNPDTVDMVPKLASRPLMLAGHTHGGQVELPWVTNYVMKKVSILGHKRGLYQHENADVFVSVGTGMVGVPFRFRVPPTIDIIELS, from the coding sequence ATGTGGATGACAAATTCAATTATTTTTTACTTTTTTGTGTGCTTTGCCTTTGTTGCACTTTGGGGGATTGCACAAGCTTGGATTAGTCAATCGCGTACTGAAACCATTCATCCATTGAAGTCTTTTGTCCATTTGTTGGTATTCTACCTGTCTTATTTATTATTTCCGTTGTTCTTTTTTAGTTTATATGCGGGTTGGGTCGAATATTTTTCATTACATGAAAGTGTTTTTATTTTCTTATTGTCGTGTTTATTGATCTATGCTCGTTTTATTGAGCCACATTTGGTACGGGTAGATACGCATCAGTATAAATTGAGTGCTGAGCAAGCATTTAAAAAGCCATTCAAAGTCGCTTTAATCGCTGATTTACATATTGGATTATTTTCAGGGCATGAACGTCAGTTAAAAATCATCGTGAAGAAAATTAATGCACAAAAGCCTGATATTGTGGTCGTAGCAGGTGATTGGACGTATGAACCTGAAAATAAATTGGCTGAAGAATTGGCTATGCTGAAAGATATAGAAGCACCGATTTATTCAGTCAACGGCAATCATGATGAGCAATATCCAGGTCCTCCGATTCAAGACTTATTGGCACATGCTTTAAAGGTGAATAATGTTATCGACATCGAAGGGCAAATGCTTGAGTTTGAGGATTTCCGTTTAATTGGTGTTGGAGATCTGTGGGCAGGTAAAACGGATATGCGCAGCATGCCATTATTACCACAAGATAAACCTTGGCTGATTTTGTCGCACAACCCTGATACGGTTGATATGGTGCCTAAATTGGCATCTCGTCCCCTGATGTTGGCAGGGCATACCCATGGTGGGCAAGTCGAGTTGCCTTGGGTAACCAATTATGTCATGAAAAAAGTGTCTATTCTTGGGCATAAACGTGGTCTGTATCAGCATGAAAATGCCGATGTTTTTGTCAGTGTGGGTACAGGTATGGTGGGTGTACCCTTTCGTTTTAGAGTGCCGCCAACCATTGATATTATTGAGTTGAGTTGA
- a CDS encoding MFS transporter codes for MASSNITATDQVQPNSKTRVLFASLVGTTIEFFDFYIYATAAVIIFPHLFFPASTDPTTATIQSLATFAIAFIARPIGAALFGHLGDRIGRKATLVAALLTMGISTVCIGLLPTYHQIGIIAPLLLALCRLGQGLGLGGEWSGAVLLATENAPEGKRAWYGMFPQLGAPIGFILATGSFLTLSAFMSEADFMQWGWRIPFIASAALVIVGLWIRLKLHETPAFQKVLNKQKEVNIPFKEVLTKHWGMLILGTIAAICTFVVFYLTTVFALNWGTTKLGYSRSEFLELQLLATLCFAAFIPLSAILAEKFGRKATSVGVCIVSALFGLVFSSMLESGNTFVVFLFLCTGLAIMGLTYGPIGTVLSEIFPTSVRYTGSALTFNLAGIFGASFAPLIATKLATTYGLYAVGYYLTAASILSLLAFLAIRETKNDDVNNQI; via the coding sequence ATGGCGTCATCTAATATCACTGCGACTGACCAAGTTCAGCCGAATTCAAAAACGCGTGTCCTTTTTGCAAGCCTTGTAGGCACAACCATTGAGTTTTTTGACTTTTATATTTATGCAACCGCAGCAGTCATCATTTTTCCGCATTTGTTCTTTCCTGCAAGCACAGATCCAACTACTGCTACGATTCAATCTTTAGCGACTTTCGCCATTGCCTTTATCGCTCGCCCAATTGGTGCTGCTTTATTTGGACATTTAGGTGATCGTATCGGTCGTAAAGCCACATTGGTTGCAGCACTGCTAACCATGGGAATATCGACAGTATGTATCGGTTTGTTACCGACTTATCATCAAATTGGCATCATCGCCCCATTATTACTGGCACTTTGTCGTTTAGGCCAAGGGCTTGGGTTGGGTGGTGAATGGTCTGGTGCAGTGCTATTGGCGACCGAAAATGCACCTGAAGGCAAACGTGCTTGGTATGGTATGTTCCCTCAACTAGGTGCACCAATTGGTTTTATTTTAGCTACGGGTTCATTCTTAACTCTTAGTGCATTCATGTCTGAAGCGGACTTTATGCAATGGGGCTGGCGTATTCCCTTTATTGCCAGTGCTGCCTTGGTCATTGTCGGTCTCTGGATCCGTTTAAAACTTCATGAAACCCCTGCCTTCCAAAAAGTGTTAAATAAACAAAAAGAAGTAAATATCCCCTTTAAAGAAGTGCTGACTAAACATTGGGGAATGCTGATTTTAGGAACAATCGCAGCGATTTGTACTTTTGTGGTATTCTATTTAACCACTGTCTTTGCCTTAAACTGGGGAACGACAAAACTTGGTTATTCTCGTTCTGAGTTCTTAGAACTTCAATTATTGGCAACGCTTTGTTTTGCAGCATTCATTCCTCTTTCTGCGATTTTAGCTGAGAAATTTGGACGCAAAGCCACATCTGTTGGGGTGTGTATCGTTTCAGCATTATTCGGTTTGGTTTTCTCGAGTATGTTGGAGTCTGGAAATACCTTTGTCGTATTCCTATTTCTATGTACAGGTCTTGCGATTATGGGCTTAACTTATGGTCCAATCGGTACAGTACTGTCAGAAATCTTCCCCACCTCTGTACGCTATACGGGTTCAGCTTTGACTTTTAACCTTGCTGGTATTTTTGGGGCATCTTTTGCACCTTTGATTGCCACTAAACTGGCAACCACTTATGGTTTATATGCGGTGGGTTATTATTTAACTGCTGCCTCTATTCTTTCACTACTTGCGTTTTTAGCCATTCGTGAAACCAAAAATGATGATGTAAATAATCAGATTTAA
- the trhA gene encoding PAQR family membrane homeostasis protein TrhA, protein MTSNIIHVYAPQEERINAISHAIGAVCAAIAMIFMLIKGSYLPTWQFFGLVVYGLSMVLLFSSSAIYHFSVDEKKRHWYKKLDHTAIYYLIAGTYTPFLGIAIPTAKAHYLLIALWVIAAIGTLFKLVFIHRFQKISLIAYLVMGWLAVLVMDDMQRFLSSGAIKLLVAGGLAYTIGALFYALKRVRYTHAIWHIFVLMGAGLQFFAIYLYVI, encoded by the coding sequence ATGACCTCAAATATTATTCACGTTTATGCCCCCCAAGAAGAACGTATAAATGCGATTAGTCATGCGATCGGTGCTGTTTGTGCTGCAATTGCTATGATTTTTATGCTAATCAAGGGTAGCTATTTACCTACTTGGCAATTTTTTGGTTTAGTGGTTTATGGTTTAAGCATGGTGTTGTTATTTTCAAGTTCTGCAATTTATCATTTTTCTGTCGATGAGAAAAAACGCCATTGGTATAAAAAATTAGATCATACCGCTATTTATTATTTGATTGCAGGGACATATACACCGTTTTTAGGTATCGCAATTCCTACAGCAAAAGCACATTATTTATTAATTGCACTCTGGGTAATTGCTGCTATTGGTACATTATTCAAGTTAGTTTTCATTCATCGCTTTCAAAAAATTTCGCTCATTGCATACTTGGTTATGGGATGGCTTGCTGTATTGGTCATGGACGATATGCAACGGTTTTTAAGTAGCGGTGCCATCAAATTATTGGTCGCAGGTGGGCTTGCTTACACCATTGGTGCATTGTTTTATGCCTTAAAAAGAGTAAGATATACCCATGCTATTTGGCACATCTTTGTGTTGATGGGTGCGGGATTACAATTCTTCGCAATCTATCTCTACGTTATCTAA